A genomic stretch from Lathyrus oleraceus cultivar Zhongwan6 chromosome 2, CAAS_Psat_ZW6_1.0, whole genome shotgun sequence includes:
- the LOC127117690 gene encoding KIN17-like protein — MGKNDFLTPKAIANRIKAKGLQKLRWYCQMCQKQCRDENGFKCHCMSEGHQRQMQIFGQNPTRIIEGYTEEFETTFLEHMKRSHRFSRVAATVVYNEYINDRNHVHMNSTEWATLTEFVKYLGRTGKCKVEETPKGWFITYIDRDSETLFKEKLKNKRIKADLVDEEKQEKEIQKQIERAEQLMQLSNPESDQPSQVETTRELNAEDGIKIGFSLGSSAKPIAKDKGEASRMAFDEVDEEKYEEKNPVNNLKRKESGGGKSTLDEMIREEERKKEKINRRDYWLHEGIVVKVMSKVLAEKGYYKQKGAVRKVIDKYVGEIEMLESKHVLRVDQEELETVIPQVGGRVKIVNGAYRGSHARLLGVDTDRFCAKVQIEKGAYDGRVLKSVEYEDICKLA, encoded by the coding sequence ATGGGGAAAAATGACTTTCTCACACCTAAGGCAATTGCCAATCGAATTAAAGCAAAAGGACTGCAGAAGCTTCGGTGGTATTGCCAGATGTGTCAGAAGCAATGTCGTGATGAGAATGGTTTCAAATGCCACTGCATGAGTGAAGGGCACCAGCGTCAAATGCAAATTTTTGGACAAAACCCAACCCGTATAATTGAGGGCTATACCGAAGAATTTGAGACTACTTTTCTTGAGCACATGAAGCGTAGCCATCGATTTAGCCGTGTGGCTGCGACTGTAGTGTATAATGAATATATAAATGATAGGAACCATGTTCATATGAACTCCACCGAGTGGGCTACACTTACAGAATTTGTTAAGTACTTAGGTCGAACTGGAAAATGTAAGGTTGAAGAAACACCCAAGGGATGGTTCATTACATACATAGATAGAGATTCAGAAACCCTGTTCAAGGAGAAGCTGAAGAATAAGAGAATCAAGGCAGATTTGGTAGATGAAGAAAAACAAGAGAAGGAGATCCAAAAACAAATTGAAAGGGCTGAGCAATTGATGCAGCTATCTAATCCAGAGTCCGATCAGCCTTCACAGGTAGAGACTACAAGGGAACTAAATGCAGAAGATGGAATTAAGATAGGATTTTCTCTTGGGTCGTCTGCTAAACCTATAGCCAAGGATAAAGGCGAGGCATCAAGGATGGCGTTTGACGAGGTTGATGAAGAGAAATACGAGGAAAAGAATCCTGTAAACAATTTAAAGAGGAAAGAAAGTGGTGGTGGAAAATCAACTTTAGATGAAATGATCAGGGAGGAAGAGAGGAAAAAGGAAAAAATCAACAGGAGGGATTATTGGTTGCATGAGGGAATTGTTGTTAAGGTTATGAGCAAAGTCTTGGCAGAGAAGGGGTACTACAAACAAAAAGGTGCTGTGAGAAAAGTGATTGACAAGTATGTAGGGGAAATAGAAATGTTAGAAAGCAAGCATGTGCTCAGAGTTGATCAGGAAGAGCTTGAAACTGTGATACCTCAGGTCGGGGGACGTGTAAAAATAGTAAACGGGGCTTATCGTGGATCACATGCTAGACTGCTTGGGGTGGATACAGATCGTTTTTGCGCGAAGGTGCAGATAGAGAAAGGTGCTTATGACGGTCGAGTGCTTAAGTCCGTGGAATACGAGGACATTTGTAAATTAGCCTAG